Proteins co-encoded in one Aethina tumida isolate Nest 87 chromosome 7, icAetTumi1.1, whole genome shotgun sequence genomic window:
- the LOC109604224 gene encoding facilitated trehalose transporter Tret1-like translates to MQLGFFYNKGRLFQYLATLAGAFSIISSGINLGWTSPYLPKLTSNSSHIPTTNDEGSWCAVAPLLGAPPGAIIAAILADKIGRKFTTLLMAPVVFFSCIGIAFAESIWVITGLRFIIGAAEGALYTALPMYVGEISDPSIRGFLTSTIALAGISGTLMINIVGSMTDIFTSSLICSFVPLIHFTAFICMPESPYYYIKKHNYRDAKTSLQVLRGTNNIDEEMEALCKAVSRQENSKKASFLDLFTESSNRKACYIFVIICMTNKFSGKNPCLFYTETIFQEAGTTIDPSISVIIYSTVELLAVGATTFFIVDRFGKRWLLITSTLGCSIAVFSLAMHFYLKEIIHGFAETFFWLPITALVCYNILFSIGLAFGPVTMLSELFPTTVKAKALCLADTFSVLMGTLCSKFFQFTINQFGNMYVPFFCFSVCTMTGLIFIIKFVPETKGKTLEEIQYMLIGQSDTSKRTDNNEIEMQ, encoded by the exons ATGCAGTTGGggtttttttacaacaaaggAAGGCTGTTCCAATATTTGGCCACCCTTGCAG GAGCCTTCTCTATTATAAGTTCCGGCATTAACCTGGGCTGGACGTCCCCGTATCTGCCGAAATTAACATCCAATTCATCTCACATACCGACCACGAACGACGAAGGATCATGGTGTGCCGTGGCCCCCTTATTAGGCGCCCCCCCTGGTGCCATAATCGCGGCTATACTGGCGGACAAAATTGGAAGAAAATTCACAACACTTCTGATGGCACCTGTTGTATTCTTCTCCTGCATCGGGATCGCGTTCGCCGAGTCGATCTGGGTCATTACCGGATTAAGGTTCATCATCGGCGCTGCCGAGGGGGCCCTGTACACCGCGTTGCCCATGTACGTTGGAGAAATATCCGATCCCTCCATCCGAGGCTTCCTCACATCCACCATCGCCCTGGCCGGCATTTCGGGAACGCTCATGATCAACATTGTGGGTTCTATGACTGATATTTTCACCTCGAGTTTGATCTGCAGCTTCGTGCCGCTGATTCATTTCACGGCCTTCATTTGCATGCCGGAGTCGCCCTATTATTACATCAAAAAGCACAACTACAGGGACGCCAAGACTTCCCTTCAAGTGTTGCGGGGCACCAACAACATTGATGAGGAAATGGAGGCGTTGTGCAAGGCTGTGTCCAGACAGGAGAACTCCAAGAAGGCCAGTTTCTTGGATCTTTTCACGGAATCCAGTAACAGAAAGGCCTGCTACATTTTCGTCATAATATGCATGACCAACAAGTTCAGTGGGAAGAATCCTTGTCTGTTTTATACTGAAACTATTTTCCAAGAAGCTGGTACCACTATTGATCCGTCCatttctgtaattatttattccactGTGGAGCTTCTGGCTGTCGGTGCTACAACCTTTTTTATAGTCGATAGATTTGGAAAACGCTGGCTGTTAATTACTTCAACCCTGGGTTGCTCAATAGCTGTTTTCTCTCTTGCcatgcatttttatttgaaggaAATCATTCATGGTTTTGCTGAGACTTTCTTCTGGCTACCAATTACAGCTTTGGTGTGCTATAACATTTTGTTCAGCATCGGTTTGGCCTTTGGTCCTGTCACAATGCTCAGTGAATTGTTTCCGACTACAGTTAAGGCGAAAGCTTTGTGCCTGGCTGATACATTTTCCGTTTTGATGGGTACTTTATGTTCAAAGTTCTTCCAGTTTACCATTAACCAATTTGGTAACATGTATGTTCCGTTCTTTTGTTTTTCGGTATGTACTATGACAgggttgatatttattattaaatttgttccgGAGACCAAAGGTAAAACTTTGGAGGAGATTCAGTACATGTTGATTGGTCAGAGCGACACGTCAAAGAGGACGGAcaataatgaaattgaaatgcAATAA